One window from the genome of Solea solea chromosome 2, fSolSol10.1, whole genome shotgun sequence encodes:
- the LOC131455305 gene encoding uncharacterized protein LOC131455305 translates to MGNYRTKLSRAGSHEVAVNSGKRSRNNPDKQAPNTNIKRPKRAEVNFLPNFPRGEDDVSLERLRLQIVDEAKKTDQNLPLIANLMQTTFALRRKEVINDDLLVGEILERWPALKLESQICAEFHRITNINLKNHFYAELDRHAPRLLSLFRKKAARTGKVAEVLDQLFSAYDLQEQVDIHIKCAAVLRALPAYLHDDDSRFLKLWDTSESDEPNISDVPVGLLLSGANATDALFFNPEKIDIVIEGNVVIKFPTLAEAFVMLFSLMYAMHLSYPKYLANTFDFIQKVLMGLVDGMLKPRVLTLKNDLFAVE, encoded by the exons ATGGGAAACTACCGCACTAAGTTGAGTCGGGCCGGATCTCATGAGGTAGCAGTAAATTCAGGGAAGAGGAGTAGGAACAACCCAGACAAACAAGCTCCCAACACTAACATTAAAAGACCAAAAAGGGCTGAAGTCAATTTCCTCCCAAATTTCCCAAGAGGTGAAGATGACGTAAGCCTTGAGCGACTGAGACTCCAAATTGTAGATGAAGCTAAGAAGACAGATCAGAACCTTCCCCTGATTGCAAATTTAATGCAGACCACCTTTGCCCTGAGGCGCAAGGAAGTCATCAATGATGACCTGCTTGTTGGAGAGATCTTGGAACGCTGGCCTGCCCTTAAATTAGAGTCACAG ATTTGTGCAGAATTTCACAGGATCACAAATATCAACCTGAAGAACCACTTCTATGCCGAGTTGGATCGACATGCCCCCCGTCTTCTGAGCTTGTTCAGGAAGAAAGCTGCACGAACTGGCAAAGTAGCAGAAGTTTTGGACCAGCTCTTCAGTGCTTATGACCTCCAG GAACAAGTGGACATCCACATCAAATGTGCTGCTGTCCTCCGTGCACTCCCTGCGTATCTACATGATGATGACTCCAGGTTTCTGAAACTCTGGGAT ACATCTGAGTCTGATGAACCAAACATCAGTGATGTACCGGTTGGACTCCTCTTGAGTGGTGCGAATGCAACAGATGCATTGTTCTTCAACCCAGAGAAGATTGACATTGTCATTGAGGGTAATGTTGTTATTAAGTTTCCAACGTTGGCAGAAGCCTTTGTCATGCTATTTTCACTGATGTATGCAATGCATCTAAGTTACCCAAAATACTTGGCCAATACTTTTGACTTCATCCAAAAAGTCTTGATGGGCCTGGTTGATGGGATGTTGAAGCCCAGGGTGTTGACCCTTAAAAATGACCTTTTTGCAGTGGAGTAA